The following coding sequences lie in one Palaemon carinicauda isolate YSFRI2023 chromosome 7, ASM3689809v2, whole genome shotgun sequence genomic window:
- the LOC137643608 gene encoding piggyBac transposable element-derived protein 4-like, protein MASSRELYDEDSFFNLPGSESEEEQDAPHEVDEDHEDNGVFHFGTSRFYSSSSKVYPSASTSSYNPLPSSKHSKKSNHVVSDVTMSVNIIVDDLEILPADEEDFYDPDDPPSRPSTSHDISHDIPSEHLTSAELRSRKRRRGQLHGAVGTAIKKLKEESDKARDGTVWHRDPNLDLPRYDTHYIPRGSSSTIVQGITSPCDFFALFFDDTMIATICVETNRKIETLRPRFEQADSYTFGEVSLMELKAFLGLLILSGIRKDNHVATSDMWSLLDGSHVYRAVMTERRFAFLLRVVRFNDSATQQERRKTDKMPPIRKIWNMLIQHCKENYKPGPHITVDEQLIPFRGRCPFKMYIPNKPAKYGLKVVMACDADTHYMINAIPYMGKGSVELPKGMTLGEIFTMELVQPYHRRGRTVTTDSWFTSLPLALSLKDVGMDLVGTIRQKPYIPQCVINKTMEVGSSVAAFSYAHNVTLQCQRVNSTKWVLLLSTFHHQPSVMENYKSDIQMFYNATKGGVDCFDQLCSISSCARKTRRWPLAYFFGMLNMVMVNSYILYTDNTSLPKRSRRQFYKELMEGLCYEWVNRRYRLFTFLSRDLKHIMRITFNLPEIIQEAASSRLETRTRCFLCPSNTHKKSRISCVHCHKPVCASHQVICCSNCKNV, encoded by the exons ATGGCTTCTTCGCGCGAACTTTACGACGAAGACTCGTTCTTCAACCTTCCAGGAAGTGAGAGTGAGGAAGAACAGGATGCTCCACATGAGGTTGATGAAGACCACGAGGACAATGGAGTATTTCACTTCGGTACTTCGAGATTTTATTCAAGCAGCTCCAAGGTGTACCCCTCAGCTTCGACAAGTTCCTACAACCCTTTGCCCTCTTCCAAACATTCTAAGAAGTCTAACCATGTGGTGTCCGATGTTACTATGTCTGTTAATATTATTGTGGATGATTTGGAAATCCTGCCAGCAGACGAGGAAGACTTTTATGACCCTGACGACCCGCCTTCAAGACCCTCTACATCCCATGATATATCTCATGACATACCATCAGAGCACTTGACGTCCGCAGAACTACGCAGTAGGAAAAGGAGAAGGGGCCAGTTGCATGGTGCAGTAGGAACTGCTATCAAGAAGCTGAAAGAGGAGAGTGACAAGGCAAGGGATGGCACAGTTTGGCACCGGGATCCCAATCTAGACCTGCCTAGATATGATACCCATTACATCCCCAGGGGGAGTTCCAGCACCATAGTACAAGGCATTACAAGTCCCTGTGATTTCTTTGCTCTCTTCTTTGATGACACAATGATAGCCACCATTTGTGTAGAGACCAACCGGAAGATAGAGACTCTGAGACCACGATTCGAGCAGGCTGATAGCTACACATTTGGGGAAGTCTCTCTGATGGAACTGAAGGCCTTCCTTGGTCTTTTGATCCTGTCGGGGATACGGAAGGACAATCATGTGGCCACATCGGACATGTGGTCTTTGCTAGATGGCTCTCACGTCTACAGAGCTGTCATGACTGAACGCCGGTTTGCCTTCCTTCTACGAGTCGTCCGCTTCAACGACAGTGCCACTCAACAGGAACGTCGCAAGACTGACAAGATGCCCCCAATTCGCAAGATTTGGAATATGCTCATCCAGCACTGCAAGGAGAACTACAAGCCAGGACCTCATATAACTGTTGATGAGCAGTTGATTCCTTTCCGTGGACGATGCCCTTTCAAAATGTACATACCaaataaaccagcaaa GTATGGGTTGAAGGTGGTCATGGCATGTGATGCTGACACGCATTACATGATCAATGCAATCCCTTACATGGGCAAGGGGAGTGTTGAGCTTCCGAAAGGGATGACGTTAGGAGAGATTTTTACTATGGAGCTTGTTCAGCCATACCACAGACGAGGAAGGACAGTGACAACAGACAGTTGGTTCACATCCCTGCCCTTAGCCCTGTCGCTGAAGGATGTTGGCATGGACCTGGTAGGGACCATCAGACAGAAGCCCTATATTCCTCAGTGTGTCATCAACAAGACGATGGAAGTTGGTTCTTCTGTGGCCGCATTCTCCTATGCCCACAACGTCACCTTGCAGTGCCAGAGGGTCAACTCCACCAAGTGGGTTCTTCTGCTGTCGACATTCCACCACCAGCCTTCAGTCATGGAGAACTACAAATCTGACATTCAGATGTTCTACAATGCAACTAAGGGTGGAGTTGATTGCTTTGATCAGCTATGCAGCATCAGTTCCTGCGCAAGAAAGACGAGACGGTGGCCTCTAGCATACTTCTTTGGAATGCTCAACATGGTGATGGTAAACTCCTATATTCTGTACACCGACAACACGAGTCTTCCAAAGAGGAGTAGGCGGCAGTTCTACAAGGAGCTGATGGAGGGCTTGTGCTACGAATGGGTCAATCGTAGGTACAGgctcttcacttttctctctcGTGATCTGAAACATATCATGAGAATAACATTCAATCTTCCTGAAATAATACAAGAAGCAGCGTCCTCGAGGTTGGAAACGCGCACAAGATGTTTCCTGTGTCCCAGCAACACCCACAAGAAAAGCAGAATTTCTTGTGTTCATTGTCATAAACCTGTCTGTGCCAGCCACCAGGTTATCTGCTGTTCCAATTGCAAAAATGTCTAG